One window of the Rhizobiaceae bacterium genome contains the following:
- the acpS gene encoding holo-ACP synthase, with translation MILGIGSDLIDIRRIEQTLERHGDRFIARVFTEIERARSERRKQRAASYAKRFAAKEACSKALGTGLARGVFWRDMGVVNLPGGKPTMHLTGGAADILARLTPPRHRALIHLTITDDFPLAQAFVIIEALPVEE, from the coding sequence ATGATCCTCGGCATCGGCAGCGATTTGATCGACATCAGGCGAATCGAGCAGACGCTGGAGCGCCACGGCGACCGCTTCATCGCCCGCGTCTTCACCGAGATCGAGCGAGCCCGTTCCGAGCGCCGCAAGCAGCGCGCGGCTTCATACGCCAAGCGCTTCGCCGCCAAGGAAGCGTGCTCCAAGGCGCTCGGCACCGGTCTGGCGCGCGGCGTATTCTGGCGCGACATGGGCGTCGTCAACCTGCCGGGCGGCAAGCCGACCATGCACCTGACGGGGGGCGCGGCCGACATCCTGGCCCGGCTGACGCCGCCGAGACACCGCGCGCTCATCCATCTGACCATCACGGATGATTTCCCTCTGGCGCAGGCATTCGTGATTATCGAGGCGCTGCCCGTCGAAGAATAG
- the pyrE gene encoding orotate phosphoribosyltransferase produces the protein MDTTEVLDIFRSAGAVLEGHFILTSGLRSPVFLQKARVFMHADKTERLCKALAEKIRANVSGRIDYVVGPAVGGLIPAYETSRHLGVPAIWVEREAGEFRLRRFEIEPGARVVIVEDIVTTGLSIRETIDCLRKLGADVVAAACIIDRSAGKTDVGVPLIALAEYEVPAYPADQLPPDLAKIPPVKPGSRNI, from the coding sequence ATGGACACGACTGAAGTTCTCGACATCTTCCGTTCGGCCGGAGCGGTGCTCGAAGGCCATTTCATCCTCACCTCCGGCCTGCGCAGCCCGGTGTTCCTGCAGAAGGCGCGGGTGTTCATGCATGCCGACAAGACGGAGCGGCTCTGCAAGGCGCTGGCGGAAAAGATCCGCGCGAACGTGTCCGGCCGCATCGACTATGTCGTTGGGCCTGCGGTCGGCGGTCTTATTCCGGCTTACGAAACCTCGCGCCATCTCGGCGTACCCGCGATCTGGGTAGAGCGCGAGGCCGGGGAGTTCCGCCTGCGGCGCTTCGAGATCGAGCCCGGCGCGCGTGTCGTGATCGTCGAGGACATCGTGACGACCGGCCTGTCGATCCGCGAAACGATCGACTGCCTGCGCAAGCTCGGTGCGGATGTGGTCGCGGCGGCCTGCATCATCGACCGCTCGGCCGGCAAGACCGACGTCGGCGTGCCGCTGATCGCGCTCGCCGAATATGAGGTTCCGGCCTATCCGGCGGACCAGCTGCCGCCCGATCTGGCGAAGATACCGCCCGTAAAACCCGGCAGCCGCAACATATGA